Proteins co-encoded in one Melitaea cinxia chromosome 13, ilMelCinx1.1, whole genome shotgun sequence genomic window:
- the LOC123659284 gene encoding uncharacterized protein LOC123659284 — MEDHRLEELEYALKSINWDIIGLCEVRRSGEEIREYNEYIFYYNGETQGIILNFKGISDRIVVLNMQLAAFKQPISIIQTYAPTEQDTIIVKEKFYKKLAGVLQGINKNVIVMGDFNAKTGSKSNKDEFVLGKYSSGERNDNGQRLIDFCFTFNLKIMNSFFKKGKMRKWTWISPNGKHMNEIDFILSREKQIFRDVSVVNIFNFNTDHRMVRGIIKCKKRNSRKHILSNKNIGTSFPLSKTNLDELNKTLLEIKTHRTLQEKYDFLEKAMKEVNRLRTKIEKRDKLGEETKKLMEERKKLLENRKDNFQNIANISKKIQISIRRHRKEERLNILKNKNILIREKRFELEEEIPCILEAEVVKAIQTQKSGKAPGDDKISNELLKDTITTIVKPLTYLFNEILFTEQIPTQWTKSTIILLPKKGDKTNINNYRPICLTSNIYKVFSKVILGRITKQLDANQPKEQIQLERVGDEFTIERGVRQGDPLSPKIFTAVLENIFRNIEWEHFGINVNGTNLNHLRFADDIVLFADTPEMLQTMIYQLDQESRKAGLSMNPIKTKLMTNAIKHNIELRQEPIEYVDEYVYLGQIISTKDQYSKEMDRRISNTWKRYWSLKEIFKNETIPMTVKSKLYNICILPCLTYGCQTWPATYKNNEKLVSCQRHMERSMLDIKLRDRWTIAKIRSKTKVSDISKTIKKLKWNWIGHIMRTNKEKWTKNIMEWYPRNGKRQRGRPIKRWDDDLPKGWRRLARERKVWEQLGEAYVEGQPDKRTGY, encoded by the exons ATGGAAGACCACAGATTAGAAGAATTGGAATACGCTCTTAAATCAATAAACTGGGATATTATTGGATTATGCGAAGTTAGAAGATCAGGAGAAGAAATAAGAGAATATAacgaatatattttctattacaaTGGCGAGACACAAGGGAT aatactaaattttaaagGAATATCAGACAGGATTGTGGTTCTCAATATGCAGTTAGCTGCATTCAAACAACCGATATCTATTATTCAAACCTATGCACCTACAGAACAAGATACGAtaatagtaaaagaaaaattctataaaaaattagcTGGAGTACTGCAAGggataaataaaaacgtaatagTGATGGGAGATTTTAACGCCAAGACAGGCAGCAAATCAAACAAAGACGAATTCGTGTTAGGAAAATACAGTAGCGGAGAAAGAAACGATAATGGACAACGACTCATCGACTTTTGTTttacgtttaatttaaaaataatgaacagtttttttaaaaagggaaaAATGAGAAAGTGGACATGGATTTCTCCAAATGGCAAGCATATGAACGAAATTGATTTCATTTTATCAAGAGAAAAACAAATATTCCGTGATGTCAGCgtagtaaatattttcaattttaatacagATCATAGAATGGTAAGAGGAAttataaaatgcaaaaaaaggAATTCAAGAAAACATatcttatcaaataaaaatataggcaCTTCGTTTCCGTTATCAAAAACTAACTTagatgaattaaataaaacactattAGAAATTAAGACGCATAGAACTTTACAAGAAAAATACGATTTTTTGGAAAAAGCAATGAAAGAAGTGAATAGATTACggacaaaaatagaaaaaagggATAAATTAGGAGaagagacaaaaaaattaatggaaGAGAGAAAAAAACTATTGGAGAATCGTAAAGATAATTTCCAAAATATAGCGAACATCAGCAAGAAAATTCAGATATCAATAAGAAGACACCGTAAAGAAGAAAGACTAAATATATTAAAG aataaaaatatactgatAAGAGAAAAGAGATTTGAATTAGAAGAAGAAATACCATGCATACTAGAAGCAGAAGTTGTTAAAGCTATTCAAACACAAAAAAGTGGTAAAGCACCTGGTGACGACAAAATTTCAAATGAGCTATTGAAGGACACAATAACCACAATTGTTAAGCCCTTGACCTACTTATTCAACGAAATTCTCTTTACCGAACAAATACCAACTCAATGGACAAAGTCGACGATAATTCTTTTACCTAAAAAAGgagataaaacaaatattaacaaCTATAGACCGATATGCCTTacatctaatatttataaagtgttCTCAAAAGTTATACTTGGAAGAATAACAAAGCAACTGGACGCAAATCAACCAAAAGAACAG ATTCAACTAGAACGAGTAGGAGATGAGTTTACCATCGAAAGAGGCGTCAGACAGGGGGATCCACTTTCGCCGAAGATATTTACAGCAGTTCTCGAAAATATATTTCGAAATATTGAATGGGAGCACTTTGGCATAAATGTAAATGGAACCAACCTAAACCATCTAAGATTTGCTGACGATATCGTACTATTTGCTGATACTCCGGAAATGCTTCAAACTATGATATATCAACTGGACCAAGAAAGCAGGAAGGCAGGCTTATCTATGAATCCAATTAAGACTAAGCTAATGACAAATGCGATAAAACATAACATAGAACTAAGGCAAGAGCCTATTGAATATGTCGACGAATACGTATATCTAGGACAAATCATATCTACAAAAGACCAATATTCAAAGGAGATGGACAGAAGAATAAGCAACACTTGGAAACGCTATTGGtctttgaaagaaatatttaaaaacgaaacAATCCCAATGACTGTTAAAAGCAAATTATACAACATCTGCATTCTTCCATGCCTTACCTACGGGTGTCAAACTTGGCCTGCTACGTACAAAAACAACGAAAAACTTGTAAGTTGCCAACGTCACATGGAACGAAGTATGCTTGATATAAAGCTGCGAGACCGGTGGACCATCGCTAAAATAAGAAGCAAGACAAAAGTGAGTGATATTagcaaaacaattaaaaaactgaaaTGGAACTGGATCGGACATATTATGAGAACAAATAAGGAAAAATGGACCAAAAATATTATGGAGTGGTACCCTAGAAATGGAAAGAGGCAAAGAGGGCGTCCAATAAAAAGATGGGATGACGATCTACCTAAAGGATGGAGAAGATTAGCTCGTGAAAGAAAAGTGTGGGAGCAActaggggaggcctatgtcgaagGACAACCTGACAAAAGAACCGGTtactaa
- the LOC123659077 gene encoding acyl-CoA Delta(11) desaturase-like → MDTDKKNNEIHTVSLSELFQSFEKSLGFKNKIKWNIAILIILYHVLGIYWSYKYAFPAKWQTLAFTLAMYMFAGFGLTAGVHKLWSHRAFKVNLPLHLILLAGYASAGQNSIYQWVLDHRVHHKYSDTEADPHNANRGLFFSHIGWLMTKKNELVLSRGKQIDMSDITDDPLLRFFNKYFTYFKLLFCYILPFYINVYILGETWQCTIAWQWFIRFLCAFHSELTVNSLAHTFGTRPYNKEIVPTQNKFVSLILLGEGTHNFHHAFPYDYRSGEQFDYFNLTRLIIDFFSKIGWAYDLKTATPAMIKSMSQRLGDGTRIDRSPNVEPETIN, encoded by the exons atggatacagataaaaaaaataatgaaatacatacgGTTTCACTGAGTGAATTATTTCAATCATTTGAAAAGAGTTTgggatttaaaaataaaataaaatggaatatCGCTATACTGATAATTCTATACCATGTCTTAGGTATTTACTGGAGTTATAAGTACGCTTTTCCAGCGAAATGGCAAACCCTTGCTTTTA CTCTAGCCATGTACATGTTCGCTGGTTTTGGTCTTACGGCAGGAGTTCATAAACTTTGGTCACACAGAGCATTTAAAGTAAACTTACCTCTCCACTTAATTTTACTTGCTGGCTATGCAAGTGCGGGACAG AATTCCATATATCAATGGGTTCTCGACCACCGCGTTCACCATAAGTACAGCGATACAGAAGCTGACCCGCACAATGCCAATCGTGGCTTGTTCTTTTCTCACATCGGATGGCTAATGACAAAGAAAAACGAGCTAGTATTAAGTCGTGGTAAACAGATAGATATGAGCGACATAACCGATGATCCACTGTTAAGATTTTTTAACAA gtatTTCACATATTTTAAACTGCTATTCTGCTATATTTTACCATTCTACATTAACGTTTATATTTTGGGTGAAACCTGGCAATGTACTATAGCGTGGCAATGGTTTATACGTTTCTTGTGTGCATTCCACAGTGAACTAACGGTTAACAGCCTAGCACATACGTTTGGAACTAGGCCTTACAACAA AGAAATAGTACCTACACAAAACAAATTCGTATCACTTATATTATTGGGCGAAGGTACCCATAATTTCCATCATGCGTTTCCATACGATTATAGATCGGGAGAACAATTTGACTACTTCAATTTGACCAGGCTcattatcgatttttttagtAAGATCGGTTGGGCATACGACTTAAAAACAGCTACGCCAGCTATGATCAAGTCTATGTCGCAAAGACTGGGCGATGGAACTCGCATAGACCGCTCCCCAAATGTTGAACcagaaacaattaattaa